One genomic window of Candidatus Neomarinimicrobiota bacterium includes the following:
- a CDS encoding HlyD family efflux transporter periplasmic adaptor subunit, which yields MKRKALILSPLILLVVGFIIMKILVSFKAEKPKRNSQVTPRVVATSVVSLGEVPAKLTTYGTLASSQPVSLISEVSGTLQAGDIPFQPAQSFKKGELLLKVDTRQIILELNSTKSDLLTALSSIMPEIKVSSPAIFQVWQQYFDSINFDDPIGVLPTTEDQRLKALLARYNIFKLYFAVQNLEIRASKHYFYAPFNGSIISTQLRDGSTAAPGSRLGELINLDKLEVEIQVPAKDIGWIHVGSPVVLEPEENGIKWKGHIERIGNIIDERSQSVLAYIKLDDTGDVNPLAGVFVKADIEARLIPEAIKVGRRAVYEESYVFLVNDGFFEKRDVGIAFDEGDYYIINKGLSPGDTLVTDLLQGVSAGMPAQSRSRLIPGNN from the coding sequence ATGAAAAGAAAAGCTTTAATACTTTCACCCCTGATTCTCCTCGTTGTTGGATTTATAATTATGAAAATTCTAGTTTCGTTTAAGGCAGAGAAGCCCAAGCGTAATTCTCAGGTCACCCCACGCGTCGTGGCCACATCTGTCGTGTCTCTGGGTGAGGTACCGGCAAAATTGACCACATATGGTACACTTGCAAGTAGTCAACCCGTATCATTAATCAGTGAGGTCTCAGGAACACTTCAAGCTGGTGATATTCCCTTTCAACCAGCACAATCCTTTAAAAAGGGTGAGTTATTATTAAAAGTGGATACGCGTCAGATAATACTGGAGCTAAACAGTACAAAGAGTGATTTATTAACGGCCTTGTCTTCGATCATGCCTGAGATAAAAGTCAGCTCTCCTGCTATATTTCAGGTCTGGCAACAATATTTTGACTCCATCAATTTTGATGATCCCATCGGTGTGCTACCTACTACAGAAGACCAAAGACTCAAGGCATTGCTGGCCAGGTACAATATTTTCAAACTTTACTTCGCCGTCCAGAATCTGGAAATCAGGGCTTCGAAACATTATTTCTATGCACCCTTTAATGGATCCATCATATCCACCCAACTTCGCGATGGCAGCACAGCCGCTCCTGGAAGCAGACTGGGAGAACTTATCAATCTTGATAAGCTGGAAGTTGAGATTCAGGTTCCAGCTAAGGATATTGGCTGGATTCATGTGGGTTCCCCTGTCGTGCTTGAGCCAGAAGAGAATGGTATCAAATGGAAGGGACATATTGAAAGAATCGGCAATATAATTGATGAACGCTCACAATCCGTATTGGCGTATATAAAACTGGATGATACAGGTGACGTGAACCCACTCGCTGGCGTATTTGTAAAGGCTGATATTGAAGCTCGTCTGATTCCTGAAGCAATCAAGGTGGGACGCCGGGCAGTATATGAAGAATCTTATGTGTTTCTTGTAAATGATGGATTCTTCGAAAAGCGGGATGTTGGAATAGCCTTTGATGAAGGCGACTATTATATCATCAATAAGGGACTGAGTCCTGGTGATACACTGGTCACAGATTTACTTCAAGGTGTTTCAGCTGGCATGCCAGCACAATCTCGTTCACGGCTGATTCCCGGGAATAATTGA